The following is a genomic window from Bordetella sp. H567.
GGTTTCCACGCCGCCGCCCTGCATTTTGGTAATCATCTTCGCGATGTTCAGGACCGTTTCGCTGGGGATGGTCTTGATGGTGTCCCCCGTTTTCGAGTCCTTGATGGAAATCACCACGCGGTGCGTGTCCGGGTCGATGTCGAACTGGATCTGCGTCGACCAGGCCTGCATTTGCTCGTTGATCTTCTGCAATGCCCGGTCCAGAGGCAGCTGCGGCTCCGACGGCTGGCCGGACGAACCGCCGCCGCTGGTGGCGCCGCCGGTGTCGGCGCCTTTCTGGGCGTCGCCGCCAGGGGTGACCAGAACGGCGGCATCAGGCAACGGTGCAGGGTGTGCCTCGGCGAGCTGGACCGGAAGGGCCGCGGGGGCGATAGGGCTGACAGCCATAAGGACTCCACTTTCTGCTGTGCGTCGACGACGCGGGTTTCTGGGTAGACAACGTCGTAACGGCAGGGCAGCCGGAAACTTTAGTCCCGCGGCGCCGTTATCTGCATCTCGTTCCGCCGGGCGCCCCGCGACCCCCGCACCGCCTGAAACAGGTGCACCCAGACCGGGGACGCCGCCGGAGCCGGCTTTGCCGGTCCGCCAGCGTCGCCCCCTTGAGGGGGAGGCGCGCAGCGCCTCGGGGGTGGGGCCCTCCCTCCCCCTGTTAAAATTTCGTCTGCTCCAGCTCAGTTTCCCGCCATGTCTCTCACCGCCCCTCCGGATGCCGGCGCCACGCTTACCCAGTGGCTGGCATACCTGGAATCGCTGCACCCCAAAACCATCGACCTTGGCCTGGAACGGGTCCGCCAGGTGGCGCAACGCCTGAAGATCGAGCTGGACTGCGTCAAGATCGTGGTCGGCGGCACCAACGGCAAGGGTTCCACCTGCGCCATGCTGGAAGCCATGCTGCTGGCGGCGGGCTTCAAAACGGGGCTGTATACGTCTCCGCACCTGATCGACTTCAACGAACGGGTGCGCGTGAACGGCGAGCTGGCGTCCGATGCGGACCTTGTCACCCAGTTCCAGGCCGTGGAGGCCGCGCGGGGCGACACCTCGCTGACGTACTTCGAATTCACGACCCTGGCGGCGCTGCGCCTGTTCGCGCTATCCCGCCTGGACGCCGTCGTGCTGGAAGTCGGCCTGGGCGGCCGCCTGGATGCGGTGAATATTGTCGACGCCGATTGCGCCGTCGTGACCAGCGTGGACCTGGACCACATGGACTGGTTGGGGGATACCCGCGAAAAGATCGGCTACGAAAAGGCCCACATCTATCGCCCGGGCAAGCCCGCCATCTGTGCCGACCCCATGCCGCCGCAAAGCCTGGTCGACCATGCCGCGGCCATCGGGGCCGACCTGTGGCAGTTCGGCCAGGACTACAACTACTCGGGCGATCGGCAGCAATGGGCCTACGGCGGCCGGGCGCAGCGCCGTAGCGCGCTGGCCTATCCCGCCCTGCGTGGCGCCAATCAGCTCCTGAACGCCGCGGCCGCCCTGGCCGCGCTGGAAGCGCTGCGCGACCGCCTGCCGGTGCCGCAGCAGGCGGTGCGCCTAGGGCTGCTGCAGGCTACCTTGCCGGGGCGCTTCCAGATACTGCCGGGGCAGCCCACCGTCATCCTGGATGTGGGCCACAATCCGCATGCCGCCGCGGTCCTGGCCCAGAACCTCGACAACATGGGTTTTCATCCCTACACCTATGCGGTGTTCGGCATGCTCACCGACAAGGATGTGGCCGGCGTGGTGGCCAAGCTGGGCGGCCGGATCGACCGCTGGTATTGCGCCGGCCTGCCCGGGCCGCGGGGCGGCAGCGGGCAAGCGCTGGCCGAACAGGTGCGGGCAGCGCTGCCGTCGCCTGGCGCGGGCGACGACGTCCCTTTGATCGCCGCCTATGCGGACCCCGCCCAGGCCTACGCCGCGGCGCGCGCCCAGGCGGGCGAGGGTGATAGAATCGTGGTGTTCGGATCGTTCTTCACGGTCGCCGCCGTGCTCCAATCGCTGGGGCGTAAATCCTGAGTTTTCCACCGCGCGTCGGCGCGCCGGCTGCAAGGAATTCGTGCTTCATGGGTTTGTTCAATCGGAAAGATTCCGCAGCCGACGCGCCGTCCGGCCGGCCGCGTCCGTCCGTATCCAGCGAGGCCCAGGCGGCCGAACTACGCTCGCGGGCGCGCCGCCGTCTGGCCGGCGCGGTCGCCCTGGTGCTGGCGGCCGTCATCATCCTGCCGATGGTGCTGGATTCCGAACCGTCGCGCGTCAGTGACGATATCCCCATCCGTATCCCGGACCGCAATTCGCCTTATCAACCCACGGTGTCGGATCCGCAGGCGCCCGACGCCGGCGCCTCCAGCGGCGCGGGCAATGGCACGCCTGCTACCACCGGCGTAGCGCCTCCCGTCACCGCCGCTCCGCAGGCGCCGGCTACCGGCCAGCAGCCCTCCGCCGCGCAACCGCCGGCCGCCGCGGGCCAGCAAGCCGCGGGCGGCCAGGCCGCCGCGCAGGGCAGGCCAGATACCGCACGCCCCAGCGGCGATCCCGCGCATGCCGATGCCGGCCGCGTCGCGCCGCGTTCCGATACCCGCTCCGAGACGGCCCGCACCGAACCCAAGCCGGAAAGCCGCCCCGAACCCAAACCCACCGCCCGGCAAGAGTCTGCGCCCCGCACCGACGACGGCAGCAAGGCCCTGGCGCTGCTGGAAGGCCGTGGCTCGGGACCGGCACCCGCCAAGCCGGCCCCGGAAGCCCGTTCCGGCACCGACACCAAGGGAAATTTCGTGCTGCAGGTCGCGGCATACACGACCCAGGCCGATGCCCAGGCGCGCCGCGACAAACTGCATGCGGCCGGCGTGACCAACGCGTTCGTCCAGGAAGCCAGCGTCGGCGGCAAACAGCAATATCGGCTGCGCGTGGGGCCGTTCCCCTCGCGCGAAGCGGCCCAGGCGGCCCAGGCAAGGCTGCGTACCCTGGGCTATGACAACGGTTTCATCGCCGCGCAGTGACAGGGTTCGATTTCGTCGTGGTGGCGATCATCGCCATATCGGGCCTCCTGGGCCTAGTGCGTGGCTTGCTGAAGGAAGTGCTGTCCCTGCTGGCATACATCCTGGCCTTCGTGGCGGCAATCTGGTGGGGCCCTGCCGTGTATGGCTGGCTGGCCCCCTGGATCGAAACCACGGTGCTGCGCATGGGCGCCGCCTATGCGGCCGTGTTCCTGGTGGTGCTGCTGGGGGTGGGGCTGGTCAACATGACTTTGTCGGCGCTCATTCGCACCACGGGGCTATCGCCCGCGGATCACGGCCTGGGCGGCCTGTTCGGACTGGTACGCGGCGCGCTGATCGTGCTGGTGCTGGTCACGGCCGCCGGCTACACGCCGCTGCCCCAGGAAGCCTGGTGGCGCGATGCGATGTTTTCCCATACGGCCACAGAAGCCGTCAAACATACCAAAGTGTGGCTTCCGCCGTCGCTGGCGTCGATGCTGCCGTATTGAACGTGGCCGCTTTGCCGCCATATCTCGGATAGAACGCAGTAGGATCAACAGGAAATTGCCATGTGTGGAATCGTAGGGGTCGTGGGGCGCGGGCCGGTCAACCAGCTGCTCTATGACAGTCTGCTGCTGCTGCAGCATCGGGGCCAGGATGCGGCCGGTATCGCCACCGCGCAGGGCAGCCAGTTCAACCTGTACAAGGCGCACGGCCTGGTGCGCGACGTTTTCCGCACTCGCAACATGCGGGCGCTGCCTGGCACCAGCGGCGTCGCGCAGGTGCGCTATCCCACGGCCGGCTCCAGCGCCAGCGAAGAAGAAGCGCAGCCGTTCTACGTCAACGCGCCCTTCGGCATCATGATGGCGCACAACGGCAACCTGACGAACTGGCGCGAACTGCGCGAATCCCTGTTCCGCGTCGATCGCCGCCACATCAACACGAATTCCGATTCGGAAGTCCTGCTCAACGTGCTGGCGCACGAACTGCAGTCGGCGGCCAACGGCATCTCCCTGGACGACGACGCGATCTTCCGCGCCGTCGCGGCGGTGCATCGCCGCGTGCGCGGCGCCTACGCCGTGGTCGCGCAGATCGCCGGTTACGGCCTGCTGGCTTTCCGCGATCCCCACGGCATCCGCCCGCTGTGCATCGGGCGCCAGGAAACGGAACACGGCGTGGAATGGATGGTCGCGTCGGAATCCGTGGCGCTGGAAGGCAGCGGCTTCATCTTCGTGCGCGACGTCGCGCCCGGCGAAGCCGTTTTCGTCGACCTGGACGGCAAGTTCTATAGCCGCCAGTGCGCGGAGAACGCCCAACTGGTGCCCTGCATTTTCGAGTACGTGTATTTCGCGCGTCCGGATTCGCTGATGGACGGCGTCTCCGTCTACGACGCCCGCCTGCGCATGGGCGAATACCTGGCCGACAAGGTGGCGCGCACCTTGCGCCTGGGCGACATCGACGTCGTCATGCCGATTCCCGACTCATCGCGTCCCGCCGCCATGCAGCTGGCCGCGCGCCTGAACCTGGATTATCGCGAGGGCCTGATCAAGAACCGCTACGTCGGGCGCACCTTCATCATGCCGGGCCAGGCCGTGCGCAAGAAATCCGTGCGGCAGAAGCTCAATGCCATCGGCCGCGAATTCCAGGGCAAGAACGTGCTGCTGGTGGATGATTCCATCGTGCGTGGAACGACCAGCCGGGAGATCGTCGACATGGCGCGCGCCGCCGGTGCCCACAAGGTGTTCTTCGCCTCGGCCGCGCCACCCGTGCGTTTTCCCAACGTGTACGGCATCGACATGCCGACGCAGCGCGAACTCATCGCCACCGGCCGCAGCGACGAGGAAATCGCGCGCACCATCGGCGCCGACGCGCTGGTCTACCAGGATCTGGGCGATATGCAACAGGCGGTGCGCGATCTGAACCCCGCGATGTCGCGCTTCGAGGCATCCTGCTTCGACGGCGATTACATCACCGGGGACATCACGCCCGAATACCTGGAACGGCTGGGCCAGAGCCGCGGCGAATCGGACGAGGAGTCCCGCGGCGGCCTGTTGTTCAATATGGGCTACGCCGCCAACGACGCCTGATCCACCGCCGTCCCAATACCCTGCTGTTCAGGCGCGGCGCAGTAGCGCGCGCAGGCTCAGCAGGGCCAGGATCACGAACAAGGCCAGGCTCCACAGGGCGTACTCGACGCCCAGCACCTTCACCGTCGCATCCGCGCAGGTGGCGTAAATGCCGAACACCGACGGCATCGCAGCGTCCAGCCCGCTACCGGCGATGACCTTGTCGGCGAAGGTCTGCGCGCATGACAGCAGCCGCGACGCGACGGTGTACTGGTAATAAGCCGCCCAGATGCCGCACGCCGCCAGTACCAGGCCCAGCAGGGCTCCGAGCCGGCGTAGCGTGGGCCCCAGGAATGCCAGCACCAGGCAGACGACCCCGATAACGACATAGATCAGGCGTTGCAGCACGCACCAGGCGCACGGTTGCAGGCCGAAGGCATATTGGGACACAAGCGCGATGCCGACGGCGCCGAAGGCCAGGACGGCGATCAGGGCCAGGGTGCGTTGCGATGTCGATGGCATGGCGGTTCTATCCTGTGGCGGAAATGGAAGGTAAGGGCAGCCCACGTACACGCCGGGCGCGTACGGTCCAAGGCGCGGGCAGGGCTACTTCACCCCCGCGGCCGACGCATGGTTGACCGCTTCGACCAGCACGCCCAGCAGGAGTTCATGCACGCCATCCCAGACGATCTGTACACCCAGGCACAGCAGCACGAAGGCGGACAGCCGCATGAACACGGCCGTACCGTTATCTCCCAGCCGGTACAGGAACTGGGCCGCGAAGCGCAGGCAGCCGTAAAGGATGATCGCCGTTATCAGGATGCCCGGCAGCGATCCGGCCAGTTTGATCAGGCTGACGAGGCGGTCCGGCTCGCTTAGCGAGGCGCCCACCGTGATGGCGGCCGCGATGGACCCGGGGCCGCAGCTGATAGGGAAGGTCAGGGGGTAGAAGGCCCGCGCCTTGGCCATTTCCGGCGTGAAGGATTCCGCCGCGCGCGCGGCGTTCTGTGCGCCGCCATCAGGCGAATTCACCAGGCGCCACGCGCTGGTGATCACGAGAAGGCCGCCTCCCACGCGCACGATTGCCAGCGACAGGCCGAAGAAGGTCAGAAGCACGTTGCCGGCGACCATCGCGATGGTCAGCATCACGCCCACGTTGATGGCGACGCGCTTGGCCAAGGCCACCCGCGTCGCGCTGGACGCGCCTTCGGTCAATGTCCAGAAGATCGGTGCAACGGCAGGCGGGTTCAGGAAGGGCAGCAGCGTGGCCAGCGCAAAGAGGAAACTGCGGCCAAATACCAGGAGATATTCGTGCACGAGCATGAGAGGGAAGCCTGGCCGATAAAAGGAGCATCGATTGTAAGCGTGCGGCAATATTCCGGGGCATGTCAGCGCGAAGGTAATCCCGCGTCCGATGCGGTAATGTCGCGTCGGATTTCATCCCCATGCTGCCCCGGCATGTGCCGTATCGCGGTTCATGCGGCCGCGCGCTGCGCGCCGTCTCCCGCCAGCGCGTCCAGGATCGCCCGCTCGAATTGCATTTGCGCGCGCGGCCTTTCCAGCGTTTCGCCTTCGATGATGAAAACGTCCTCCACGCGGTCGCCCAGGGTCATTACCTTGGCCATTTGCAGATTCACGCCGTGGCCGACGAAGACCCGCGCCAGCGCATGCAGCAAACCCGGCCTGTCCGTCGCCGTGACGGACAGGCGCCAGGATTTGCTGCGTTCGTCCGGCTGCAGCTCGGCCTGCGGCGGCACGGGAAACACGCGCGACATGCGCGACTGTCGCGATCGGCCATAAGGCGCCGCCACGCCCGCGCCGCCTTGCGAAAACGTCGCGGGGTCCTTCAGTCGGGCGGCTAGTTCGTGTTCCACCAGGGCCGCCTGCGCGCGCAGGTCGCTGGCACCGTCGGGTAGCAGCACGATAAAGCTATCCAGCGCCCAGCCGTGGCGCGTCGTGTGGATGCGCGCATCCTGAATGCTCAGCGATTTGGCGTCGAAATAGCCACAAATGGCGGCGAACAGGTCGGCGGCGTCCCGCGTATAGACCATGACCTGCAAGCCTTCTCCCTGCTCCGTGGGCCGCGCCTTGACCACCGCCTGTTCCGGCGCGGGCCGATAGTACAAATGCCGCGTATGCCAGGCGATATCCGACGCATCGTGGCGAAGGAAGTACGCCACGTCCAGTTCTTTCCAGAAGGCTTCGCGCGCGTCGTCGCGCAGGCCGGCCAGGCGCGTCAGCCGGGCGGCCTCCGCCTTGCGGTGGTTGAGGACGGTATCCGCGTCATGATGGGCGCCGCCCAGGGCGCCCAGCGTCAGGCGGTACAGGTCTTCCAGCAGCTTGCCTTTCCAGGCATTCCAGACCTTGGGGCTGGTGCCACGGATGTCGGCGACCGTCAGCAGATACAGGGCGGTAAGGTGGCGTTCGTCCTTGACCGTGGCGGCGAACGCGCGCACGACTTCGGGATCCGACAGGTCTCGCTTCTGGGCCACCGTGGACATCAGCAGATGCTGGCGGACCAGGAATTCGACCAGCTCCGCGTCCTCGGCTGCCAATCCGTGTTCGTGGGCAAACTTGCGCACTTCACGGGCGCCCAGTTCCGAATGATCGCCGCCGCGGCCCTTGGCGATATCGTGGAACAGCGCGGCGACGTAGAGCAGCCAATGGCGGTCCAGTTCGGAGATCAGCTGGCTGGCGAAGGGATACTCCTGCGCGTGCTCCGGCATGGTGAAGCGGCGCAGGTTGCGGATCACCGTCAGCGTATGCTGGTCCACGGTATAGACGTGGAACAGGTCATGCTGCATCTGGCCCACGATGCGGCGGAACACCGGCAGGTAGCGCGGCAGGATATTCAGCATGGTCATGCGGCGCAGTTCATGCACGATGCCGGCGGGCTGCTGCAGGATTTGCAGGAAAAGCCGCCGATTGACCGGATTGCGGCGAAACTGCGCATCGATGCGGTGGCGCGCGTGCCAGATGGCGCGCAGCGTGCGCGCCGACATGCCTTTCAGGTGCGGATGCTGCTGCATCACCAGGAAGGCGCGCAGCAGCAGGGTGGGATTGCGTTCGAACCCGTCGTCGCGGATGACGTCCAGCCGGTCATGCAGGCTGCGGAAGTCATCGTCGATGTCGCGTGCGTCGGACGCCGGACGGGGAAACAGCCGTTCCTCGATGTTCTGGACCAGGATGGAGTTCAGCTGCGTCACCAGCCGCGCCGCCCAGTAATACCGCTGCATCATCAATTCGCTGGCGCGCCGGGTGGCGGTCGCCTTGATGCCATAGACCTCGGCCAGCGCGGGCTGCAGGTCGAAGAGCACACGGTCTTCGCGGCGCTTGGACATCAGGTGCAGTTCGATGCGCAAGCGCTTGAACGCCTGTTCGGCGCGCCGCAGGCCGCGTGCCTCCGATGCGGTAAGCAGTCCCGCCTTGGAGATTTCGCGCCAGCTCTCGCCGAAGCCCGCGGCGCGCGCCATCCACATGATGACTTGCAGGTCGCGCAGGCCGCCGGGCGATTCCTTGCAATTGGGTTCCAGCGCGTAAGGCGTGTCCTGGTAGCGGGCATGGCGCTGCTGCATCTCGACCCGCTTGGCCCGGAAAAACAACGCCGGATCCAGGCGCGCGCGCATGGCGGTGTCGAAGGTCTTCATCAGGGCGCGATTGCCCGCCAGCCAGCGCGATTCGAGCAGGGCGGTTTCGACGGTGATGTCGGCATCCGCCTCGTGCTGGCAGTCGGCGATGGTGCGCACGCTGTGACCGGGCTCCAGGCCCAGGTCCCAGAGGGCCGCCACCAGCCGTTCGATGGCCGATTCCTCGTCGCGCGACGGGGCATGCGGCAGGAGGATGAGCAAGTCGACGTCGGAGTGCGGATACAGTTCGCCGCGCCCGTAACCGCCCACCGCGGCCAGCACTGCCCCCGCCGGCAGGGGGCACTGCTTGATCAGCTCGCGCAGCGTCTGGTCGGTGATCCGTCGCAGCTCGTGCAGCAGCGGATCGGGCCGTTCGTGTTCGCGGAAGGCCGCGATTGCGGCGTCGCGCCGGGCACGCATGCGGGCGCGCAGCGCCGGCAGGTCGGCGGCGGCCGTGTCGGCGGCGGCCGTGTCGGCCGCTGTCGCGGTGGAAGGTTCGGCTTGCGTACTCATACGGCGGTCCTTCCGGGTTCGGCGGGCGCTAGGCGGCGGGCACGGCGATGCTTTCGGTGACGAAGCTGGGCGGGGCCGGCATCCCCGGCGAGACCGTCAGGACTTCGTAGCCGGATTCGGTGACCAGCACCGTGTGTTCCCACTGGGCCGACAGGCTGTGGTCGCGGGTGACCACGGTCCAGCCGTCCGACAGCTGGCGGATTTCACGCCGTCCGGCATTGATCATCGGTTCGATCGTGAAGATCATGCCCGGGACCAGCTTCACACCCGTGCCCGGCTTGCCGTAGTGCAGCACCTGCGGGTCTTCATGGAAGCGCCGCCCCACGCCATGGCCGCAAAATTCGCGCACCACCGAAAAACCGTTGCCTTCGGCGTGCTTCTGGATGGCGTTGCCGATGTCACCCAGGGTGGCGCCGGCGCGCACCTGGCGGATGCCCAGCCACATGCATTCATAGGTGATGTCGGCCAGGCGGCGCGCCAGGATGGACGGCTCGCCCACATAGAACATGCGGCTGGTGTCGCCGAACCAGCCGTCCTTGATGATGGTGACGTCGATATTCAAAACGTCCCCGTTTTTCAGCACCTTGTCGCCCGGGATGCCGTGGCAGACCTGGTGGTTGACCGAGGTGCAGATGGCGCCCGGGAAGGGGGGGTAGCCCGGCGGCGCGTAGCCGACCGTGGCGGATTTGACCTGCAGCTCCTTGGTCAGGTAGTCCAGCGCCAGGCGGTCCAGTTCGCCCGTGGTGACGCCGGGCTTCACGAAAGGCGCCAGGTAATCCAGTACGCGCGCGGCGTCCTGGCAGGCCAGGCGCATTTTGTCGAGATCGGCGGGGTCGGTGACTATGCCCATGTATCAGCTTGAGGATTGGCTTGGAAAAATAGTAGAATTATAGGCTTCCCTGAAAAAGCAGGGGGAAGTCCCTGGTGCGTGGTGGGTAGTGAAGGTGGATAGTGAAGGTGGATAGTGAAGTGTATGGGTAAGGGTGGAGTGAATAAGCCCCGCCCTGAAAGTTTCCCGAGGTTCACCGACGCCCACCAAGACACACCAAGAGCCAGGTTGTTGAATCTGTTAAGTCTATAGCGACTGCTTTGAATCGCGCGCCACGCCAACGAGGGTGTCGCCGGCAACGCTGGAAACCCGGTCCCAGGACCGATAGCGTGCCGGAGGATGCGGGCCTGGCGCAAGTCCAAACCCTTGGAGATAACTATGTCCCTCATGCGTGAAATGCTGGAAGCCGGCGTCCATTTCGGCCACCAGACCCGTTACTGGAATCCGAAGATGGCTCCCTTCATCTTCGGTCAGCGTAACAAGATCCACATCATCAACCTCGAACAGACGGTCGGCAAGTACGTCGAGGCCACCAAGTTCGTCAAGCAGCTGGCTGCCCGTGGCGGCAACATCCTGTTCGTCGGCACCAAGCGCGCGGCCCGCGAGCTCATCGCCGCCGAAGCCGCCCGTTGCGGCATGCCCTACGTCGATGCCCGCTGGCTGGGCGGCATGCTGACCAACTTTAAGACGGTCAAGACCTCGATCAAGCGCCTGAAGGACATGGAAGCGGTGGTCACCGAAGGCGGCGCCGAGCGCATGATCAAGAAAGAAGGCCTGCTTTTCCAGCGTGAACTGGAAAAGCTGAACAAGTCCATGGGCGGCATCAAGGACATGACCGGCCTGCCGGACGCGATGTTCGTCATCGACGTTGGCTATCACAAGATCGCCATCGCCGAAGCGCGCAAGCTGGGCATTCCGGTCGTGGCGGTGGTCGATACCAACCACTCCCCGGACGGCATCGACTACGTCATCCCGGGCAATGACGACTCCACCAAGGCCATCGCGCTGTATGCCAAGGGCATGGCCGACGCCGTGCTGGAAGGCCGCGAACAAAACCTGAGCGGTCTGGTCGAAGAAGGTGGCGAAGGCCAGGAAGAGTTCGTCGAAGTGCAGGACGGCCAGGCCTGACAGGCCTGATCAGGACAGGGCGCCAGGCGCGTTGCGCCGGCCCGGTCCTGCCGGCGCCCGACGGGCGCGCCCCCGTATCGAAATCACATGCCCCGGCTTGCCGGGGCGTGCTTTAGCAAGAATGGAGCGAACATGGCTGAAATTACCGCCTCGATGGTCAAGGAATTGCGCGAAAAGACCGACGCGCCCATGATGGAATGCAAGAAGGCGCTGACCGAAGCCCAGGGCGATCTGGCTCGCGCCGAGGAAATCCTGCGCGTCAAGCTGGGTAACAAGGCCAGCAAGGCGGCCGCGCGCGTCACCGCCGAAGGGCTGATCGGCCTGTACATCTCGGCCGATGGCAAGCAGGGCGCCGTCATCGAAGTCAATTGCGAAACCGACTTCGTGGCCAAGAACAACGACTTCATCGCCTACGTCAACACCCTGGCCGAAGTGGTCGCGACCAAGAACCCGGCCGACGTCGCCGCGCTGTCCGACCTGCCGCTGGAAGGCGGCACGGTGGAAACCGTCCGTACCGGCCTGATCGGCAAGATCGGCGAAAACATCTCCATCCGCCGCTTCCAGCGCATGGAAACCGCCAACAAGCTGGCCAGCTACGTCCATGGCGGCAAGATCGGTGTGCTGGTCGATTTCAACGGTGCGGACAGCGTCGGCAAGGACCTGGCCATGCATATCGCGGCGACCAAGCCCAAGGCGCTGAATGCCGCCGGCGTGTCGCCCGCGGACATCGCCACGGAGCGCTCCGTCGCCGAGCAGAAGGCCGCCGAATCGGGCAAGCCGGCCGACATCGTCGCCAAGATGGTCGAAGGCTCGGTGCAGAAGTTCCTGAAGGAAGTCACGCTGATGTCGCAGCCCTTCGTCAAGAACGACAAGCAGACCGTTGAGCAGATGTTGAAGGCCGAAGGCGCCGGTATCGCCGGTTTCGCGCTTTTCATCGTCGGCGAGGGCATCGAGAAGAAAACCACCGACTTCGCCGCGGAAGTCGCCGCCGCCGCTGCCGGCCGCGCCTGATAAGCGCCCGTAAGCGCCTTATCCGTTCGCATTGCAGCTTTTTTATTACAGGCCGGCGACTGACCGGCCTATTTCTTGTCTTACACTTCCGTCGGATCGTTTCTAGGGATATCGCTCATGGCCAGCAGATCGTATAAGCGGGTTCTTCTCAAACTGTCCGGCGAAGCGCTGATGGGAGATGATGCATTCGGCATCAACCGCGGCACTATCGCGCGGATGACGGAGGAAATCGCCGAAATCGTCAATCTGGGCGTGGAGCTGGCCATCGTCATCGGCGGCGGGAATATCTTCCGCGGCGTCGCGCCGGGCGCCCAGGGCATGGATCGGGCCACGGCCGACTACATGGGTATGATGGCCACCATCATGAACGCGCTGGCCCTGCAGGATGCCCTGAAACACCGTAGTGTCGATACGCGGGTGCAGTCTGCCCTGAATATCGAACAGGTCGTCGAACCCTATATCCGTCCCAAGGCCCTGCGCTACCTGGAAGAGGGCAAGGTGGTGATCTTCGCCGCGGGCACCGGCAATCCGTTCTTTACGACGGACACCGCGGCGGCGCTGCGTGGCGCCGAAATCGGGGCGGAGATCGTCCTGAAGGCCACCAAGGTGGATGGCATCTACAGCGCGGATCCCAACAAGGATCCCACCGCCACCCGCTATTCCCGCATCAGCTTCGACGAGGCCATCGTGCGCCGGCTCGAAGTGATGGACGCGACTGCGTTCGCGCTATGCCGCGACCAGAAGCTGCCGATCAAGGTCTTTTCCATCAACAAGTCGGGCGCGCTGAAACGCGCGGTGACCGGCGAAGATGAAGGTACCCTGGTACACGTTTGAATTGAAGGAGTCGCAATGAGCGTCGCAGACATCAAAAAATCGGCCGAGTCCCGGATGGCCAAGTCCATCGAAACGCTCAAGGTCAATCTGTCCAAGATCCGTACCGGACGCGCGCACACCGGTATCCTGGATCACGTGCACGTCGAATACTACGGCTCTCCCGTGCCGATCAGCCAGGTGGCCAACGTCAACCTGGTCGACGCGCGCACGATCAGCGTGCAGCCCTACGAAAAGAGCATGGCGGGTCCGGTGGAGAAAGCCATCCGCGAATCCGACCTGGGGCTCAATCCGGTCTCCATGGGCGAAACCATCCGTGTGCCCATGCCCGCGCTGACCGAGGAGCGCCGGCGCGACCTCACCAAGGTCGTGAAGAACGAAGGCGAGGACGCCAAGATCGCGGTGCGCAATCTGCGGCGTGAAGGCAACGAGGCCTTGAAGAAGCTGGTCAAGGACAAGTCCATTTCCGAGGACGAAGAGCGCCGCGCCCAGGACGAAATCCAGAAGCTCACCGATCGCTGCGTGGCAGAGGTCGACAAGCTCATCGCCCAGAAAGAAGCGGAGATCATGACCGTTTGACGCGGATACGCGCGCGGTCTTTCCATCTCATGACTATCAGTTCCACCCAGGCGGTTCCCCAGACGTCGGATATCCCGCAGCATGTCGCCATCATCATGGACGGCAATGGCCGCTGGGCGACGCGGCGGCACCTGCCGCGTACCGCCGGGCATGCCAAGGGCGTACAGGCCGTGCGGCGGGTCGTGGAGGCTTGCGGCCGCCGCGGCGTGCGCTACCTGACCCTGTTCG
Proteins encoded in this region:
- the map gene encoding type I methionyl aminopeptidase; protein product: MGIVTDPADLDKMRLACQDAARVLDYLAPFVKPGVTTGELDRLALDYLTKELQVKSATVGYAPPGYPPFPGAICTSVNHQVCHGIPGDKVLKNGDVLNIDVTIIKDGWFGDTSRMFYVGEPSILARRLADITYECMWLGIRQVRAGATLGDIGNAIQKHAEGNGFSVVREFCGHGVGRRFHEDPQVLHYGKPGTGVKLVPGMIFTIEPMINAGRREIRQLSDGWTVVTRDHSLSAQWEHTVLVTESGYEVLTVSPGMPAPPSFVTESIAVPAA
- the tsf gene encoding translation elongation factor Ts encodes the protein MAEITASMVKELREKTDAPMMECKKALTEAQGDLARAEEILRVKLGNKASKAAARVTAEGLIGLYISADGKQGAVIEVNCETDFVAKNNDFIAYVNTLAEVVATKNPADVAALSDLPLEGGTVETVRTGLIGKIGENISIRRFQRMETANKLASYVHGGKIGVLVDFNGADSVGKDLAMHIAATKPKALNAAGVSPADIATERSVAEQKAAESGKPADIVAKMVEGSVQKFLKEVTLMSQPFVKNDKQTVEQMLKAEGAGIAGFALFIVGEGIEKKTTDFAAEVAAAAAGRA
- the pyrH gene encoding UMP kinase — encoded protein: MASRSYKRVLLKLSGEALMGDDAFGINRGTIARMTEEIAEIVNLGVELAIVIGGGNIFRGVAPGAQGMDRATADYMGMMATIMNALALQDALKHRSVDTRVQSALNIEQVVEPYIRPKALRYLEEGKVVIFAAGTGNPFFTTDTAAALRGAEIGAEIVLKATKVDGIYSADPNKDPTATRYSRISFDEAIVRRLEVMDATAFALCRDQKLPIKVFSINKSGALKRAVTGEDEGTLVHV
- the rpsB gene encoding 30S ribosomal protein S2 produces the protein MSLMREMLEAGVHFGHQTRYWNPKMAPFIFGQRNKIHIINLEQTVGKYVEATKFVKQLAARGGNILFVGTKRAARELIAAEAARCGMPYVDARWLGGMLTNFKTVKTSIKRLKDMEAVVTEGGAERMIKKEGLLFQRELEKLNKSMGGIKDMTGLPDAMFVIDVGYHKIAIAEARKLGIPVVAVVDTNHSPDGIDYVIPGNDDSTKAIALYAKGMADAVLEGREQNLSGLVEEGGEGQEEFVEVQDGQA
- a CDS encoding [protein-PII] uridylyltransferase, coding for MRARRDAAIAAFREHERPDPLLHELRRITDQTLRELIKQCPLPAGAVLAAVGGYGRGELYPHSDVDLLILLPHAPSRDEESAIERLVAALWDLGLEPGHSVRTIADCQHEADADITVETALLESRWLAGNRALMKTFDTAMRARLDPALFFRAKRVEMQQRHARYQDTPYALEPNCKESPGGLRDLQVIMWMARAAGFGESWREISKAGLLTASEARGLRRAEQAFKRLRIELHLMSKRREDRVLFDLQPALAEVYGIKATATRRASELMMQRYYWAARLVTQLNSILVQNIEERLFPRPASDARDIDDDFRSLHDRLDVIRDDGFERNPTLLLRAFLVMQQHPHLKGMSARTLRAIWHARHRIDAQFRRNPVNRRLFLQILQQPAGIVHELRRMTMLNILPRYLPVFRRIVGQMQHDLFHVYTVDQHTLTVIRNLRRFTMPEHAQEYPFASQLISELDRHWLLYVAALFHDIAKGRGGDHSELGAREVRKFAHEHGLAAEDAELVEFLVRQHLLMSTVAQKRDLSDPEVVRAFAATVKDERHLTALYLLTVADIRGTSPKVWNAWKGKLLEDLYRLTLGALGGAHHDADTVLNHRKAEAARLTRLAGLRDDAREAFWKELDVAYFLRHDASDIAWHTRHLYYRPAPEQAVVKARPTEQGEGLQVMVYTRDAADLFAAICGYFDAKSLSIQDARIHTTRHGWALDSFIVLLPDGASDLRAQAALVEHELAARLKDPATFSQGGAGVAAPYGRSRQSRMSRVFPVPPQAELQPDERSKSWRLSVTATDRPGLLHALARVFVGHGVNLQMAKVMTLGDRVEDVFIIEGETLERPRAQMQFERAILDALAGDGAQRAAA